The DNA region ATCCCGTTCGGGGTCTGCATGTCGTTCCTGCTCGCGTCCCCGCTCTTGAACCCGGTGATCCTCGCCCTTCTCGTCGCGCTCGTCGGGGTCGTCCCGACAGCCATCTACGCCGCCTTCACCTTCACGGCCGCAGTCGTGCTCGGCTGGCTCCTCGGCCGGCTCGGCTACGAGCGATACGTAAAGGACGTCATGGTTGAAGGGAGGCCGGAACCGTGCGACTGCAACAGCAGCCACGGAACGCGGATTCGCGGTGCGTTCTCCTTCGCCGTCCGTCTCTTCCGGCAGGTCTTCCCCTACCTCATCCTCGGCGCGGGGATCGGGGCGTTCATCTACGGGTTCGTCCCCGGAGACCTGATCATCGCGGTCGCAGGACCGGGGAACCCCCTCGCCATACCACTGGCGGCGGTCATAGGGATACCGATGTACATCCGGGCAGAGACGCTCATCCCGATCAGCGCCGTCCTTCTCGAGAAGGGTATGGGGATCGGCGCCGTGATGGCGCTGATCATCGGCGGCGCGGGGGCGAGCATTCCGGAGGTGACGCTTCTCGCGGCAATCTTTGAGCGGAGGCTGGTCGCCGCCTTTGTGGCGACGATCCTCACGGTCGCCGTCCTTGCCGGCGTCCTCTTCCAGGTGCTCAGCGTGATCTGAACAGACCATGGAGCAGACAGGATGAATCTGGAGATGAGACTGTATACCCTGCTGCCACAGATGCCCTGCGGCATGTGACCGGAAAGGGCCAGAGTCGGGAGGTCAATTGTGGGGCTAAAGATGCTTGATGCGGTCTTTGCAGAGGTCGCCGCCTGGAGATCAGAGATGACACCGCTCTCGGCGCAGAACTGGTTTCGATGGTGCGCGAGCATGACTAAATCCCAACCGATGCCGCGGGGCTGTATGCCGCCGCACCCTGGGAGAAGTTTCACGCCGACCGGGGGTGACCGATGATGAGCGGCCGAAACAAGATACAGACGGAGAACGCTGCCGGTTCGCGGCTCTCCCTCCTCGACCGCTACCTGACCCTCTGGATCGTCCTTGCGATGGGCGCCGGAATCGCAATCAGCTACTTCTTCCCCGGGGTGCCTGCAGCAATCACAGGGTTCTCGGTCGGGACAACATCGATCCCTATCGCCATCGGCCTGATCCTGATGATCTACCCGCCACTTGCAAAAGTCCGTTACGAGGATCTGGGACGGGTCTTTCGCGACCGAAAGGTGCTCGGTCTCTCCATCGTTCTGAACTGGGTCGTAGGCCCGGTTCTGATGTTCTTCCTGGCAGCGGTCTTCCTTGCAGGCCAACCGGAGTTCATGTACGGTCTGATCCTGGTGGGACTTGCCCGGTGCATCGCGATGGTGATCGTATGGAACGACCTTGCATGCGGCGACCGCGACTACTGTGCCGCCATCGTGGGTTTAAACTCCGTATTCCAGGTATTCTTCTACGCCCTCTACGCTTACGTCTTTATCACAGTCCTGCCCCCGCTTCTCGGCATA from Methanoculleus receptaculi includes:
- a CDS encoding permease; its protein translation is MDILTPLATAGQFFVTIAAELVLLFVGITFLVGLLQAYIPEERIRGVLAGRRQGVGNVLSAIFGALTPFCSCSTIPILLGLLDVGIPFGVCMSFLLASPLLNPVILALLVALVGVVPTAIYAAFTFTAAVVLGWLLGRLGYERYVKDVMVEGRPEPCDCNSSHGTRIRGAFSFAVRLFRQVFPYLILGAGIGAFIYGFVPGDLIIAVAGPGNPLAIPLAAVIGIPMYIRAETLIPISAVLLEKGMGIGAVMALIIGGAGASIPEVTLLAAIFERRLVAAFVATILTVAVLAGVLFQVLSVI